The Vitis vinifera cultivar Pinot Noir 40024 chromosome 12, ASM3070453v1 genome has a segment encoding these proteins:
- the LOC100263657 gene encoding probable beta-1,3-galactosyltransferase 2 isoform X2, translating to MSLKSRGELPSRSVISQKWTLLLCVGCFCAGMFFTNRMWAVPESKGITRTTAVEAEKLKLVSEGCDPKTQKFVKRDSKDIIGEVHKTHHAIQTLDKTISNLEMELAAARAAQESMVNGSPISEDLQKTESSGRKRYLMVVGINTAFSSRKRRDSVRATWMPQGEKRKKLEEEKGIIIRFVIGHSATSGGILDRAIEAEDKKHGDFLRLEHVEGYLELSAKTKIYFATAVALWDAEFYIKVDDDVHVNIATLGETLVRHRKKPRVYIGCMKSGPVLAQKGVRYHEPEYWKFGEAGNKYFRHATGQLYAISKDLARYISINQHVLHKYANEDVSLGSWFIGLDAEHIDDRRLCCGTPPDCEWKAQAGNACVASFDWSCSGICRSSERIKEVHRRCGEGENALWNAVF from the exons ATGTCTCTGAAGAGCAGAGGAGAGCTGCCTTCAAGAAGTGTTATCTCCCAGAAATGGACCCTCTTACTTTGCGTAGGTTGCTTCTGTGCTGGAATGTTCTTCACTAATAG GATGTGGGCTGTCCCTGAATCTAAAGGCATCACAAGGACAACTGCCGTAGAAGCTGAAAAGTTGAAGCTAGTTTCCGAGGGTTGTGATCCAAAAACT CAGAAGTTTGTGAAGCGTGACTCTAAGGACATTATTGGGGAAGTTCATAAAACTCATCATGCTATACA GACTTTGGATAAAACTATTTCCAATTTAGAGATGGAATTAGCTGCTGCCAGAGCTGCACAAGAATCTATGGTAAACGGTTCTCCAATATCAGAAGACTTGCAGAAGACTGAATCATCAGGGAGAAAAAGATATCTAATGGTTGTAGGAATCAATACAGCTTTTAGCAGCCGGAAACGAAGAGATTCAGTTCGTGCTACGTGGATGCCACAAG GTGAAAAAAGGAAGAAGCTGGAGGAAGAGAAGGGCATTATCATTCGCTTTGTCATTGGTCATAG TGCCACATCAGGGGGTATACTGGACAGAGCTATCGAAGCAGAGGACAAAAAACATGGAGACTTCTTGAGGCTG GAACATGTTGAAGGTTACCTCGAACTGTCTGCCAAGACAAAGATATATTTTGCTACTGCTGTTGCTTTGTGGGATGCAGAGTTCTACattaaagttgatgatgatGTCCATGTAAATATAG CAACACTCGGAGAAACTTTAGTTAGACACAGAAAAAAACCTCGGGTGTATATTGGATGCATGAAATCTGGTCCAGTCCTTGCTCAGAA GGGAGTGAGATACCATGAACCCGAGTATTGGAAATTTGGTGAGGCAGGAAACAAATATTTCCGTCACGCTACAGGACAGCTATATgccatttcaaaagatttggcTAGATATATATCAATAAACCA GCATGTTCTTCACAAGTATGCTAATGAGGACGTTTCACTGGGTTCTTGGTTTATTGGTCTTGATGCGGAACATATTGATGATCGGAGATTATGTTGTGGCACCCCACCTG ATTGTGAGTGGAAGGCCCAGGCAGGCAATGCATGTGTTGCTTCATTTGATTGGAGCTGCAGTGGAATTTGCAGGTCATCTGAGAGGATTAAGGAGGTCCATCGACGTTGTGGGGAAGGTGAGAATGCTTTGTGGAATGCTGTCTTTTAA
- the LOC100263657 gene encoding probable beta-1,3-galactosyltransferase 2 isoform X1 — protein sequence MSLKSRGELPSRSVISQKWTLLLCVGCFCAGMFFTNRMWAVPESKGITRTTAVEAEKLKLVSEGCDPKTLQQKFVKRDSKDIIGEVHKTHHAIQTLDKTISNLEMELAAARAAQESMVNGSPISEDLQKTESSGRKRYLMVVGINTAFSSRKRRDSVRATWMPQGEKRKKLEEEKGIIIRFVIGHSATSGGILDRAIEAEDKKHGDFLRLEHVEGYLELSAKTKIYFATAVALWDAEFYIKVDDDVHVNIATLGETLVRHRKKPRVYIGCMKSGPVLAQKGVRYHEPEYWKFGEAGNKYFRHATGQLYAISKDLARYISINQHVLHKYANEDVSLGSWFIGLDAEHIDDRRLCCGTPPDCEWKAQAGNACVASFDWSCSGICRSSERIKEVHRRCGEGENALWNAVF from the exons ATGTCTCTGAAGAGCAGAGGAGAGCTGCCTTCAAGAAGTGTTATCTCCCAGAAATGGACCCTCTTACTTTGCGTAGGTTGCTTCTGTGCTGGAATGTTCTTCACTAATAG GATGTGGGCTGTCCCTGAATCTAAAGGCATCACAAGGACAACTGCCGTAGAAGCTGAAAAGTTGAAGCTAGTTTCCGAGGGTTGTGATCCAAAAACT TTGCAGCAGAAGTTTGTGAAGCGTGACTCTAAGGACATTATTGGGGAAGTTCATAAAACTCATCATGCTATACA GACTTTGGATAAAACTATTTCCAATTTAGAGATGGAATTAGCTGCTGCCAGAGCTGCACAAGAATCTATGGTAAACGGTTCTCCAATATCAGAAGACTTGCAGAAGACTGAATCATCAGGGAGAAAAAGATATCTAATGGTTGTAGGAATCAATACAGCTTTTAGCAGCCGGAAACGAAGAGATTCAGTTCGTGCTACGTGGATGCCACAAG GTGAAAAAAGGAAGAAGCTGGAGGAAGAGAAGGGCATTATCATTCGCTTTGTCATTGGTCATAG TGCCACATCAGGGGGTATACTGGACAGAGCTATCGAAGCAGAGGACAAAAAACATGGAGACTTCTTGAGGCTG GAACATGTTGAAGGTTACCTCGAACTGTCTGCCAAGACAAAGATATATTTTGCTACTGCTGTTGCTTTGTGGGATGCAGAGTTCTACattaaagttgatgatgatGTCCATGTAAATATAG CAACACTCGGAGAAACTTTAGTTAGACACAGAAAAAAACCTCGGGTGTATATTGGATGCATGAAATCTGGTCCAGTCCTTGCTCAGAA GGGAGTGAGATACCATGAACCCGAGTATTGGAAATTTGGTGAGGCAGGAAACAAATATTTCCGTCACGCTACAGGACAGCTATATgccatttcaaaagatttggcTAGATATATATCAATAAACCA GCATGTTCTTCACAAGTATGCTAATGAGGACGTTTCACTGGGTTCTTGGTTTATTGGTCTTGATGCGGAACATATTGATGATCGGAGATTATGTTGTGGCACCCCACCTG ATTGTGAGTGGAAGGCCCAGGCAGGCAATGCATGTGTTGCTTCATTTGATTGGAGCTGCAGTGGAATTTGCAGGTCATCTGAGAGGATTAAGGAGGTCCATCGACGTTGTGGGGAAGGTGAGAATGCTTTGTGGAATGCTGTCTTTTAA
- the LOC100263657 gene encoding probable beta-1,3-galactosyltransferase 2 isoform X3 has product MSLKSRGELPSRSVISQKWTLLLCVGCFCAGMFFTNRMWAVPESKGITRTTAVEAEKLKLVSEGCDPKTKFVKRDSKDIIGEVHKTHHAIQTLDKTISNLEMELAAARAAQESMVNGSPISEDLQKTESSGRKRYLMVVGINTAFSSRKRRDSVRATWMPQGEKRKKLEEEKGIIIRFVIGHSATSGGILDRAIEAEDKKHGDFLRLEHVEGYLELSAKTKIYFATAVALWDAEFYIKVDDDVHVNIATLGETLVRHRKKPRVYIGCMKSGPVLAQKGVRYHEPEYWKFGEAGNKYFRHATGQLYAISKDLARYISINQHVLHKYANEDVSLGSWFIGLDAEHIDDRRLCCGTPPDCEWKAQAGNACVASFDWSCSGICRSSERIKEVHRRCGEGENALWNAVF; this is encoded by the exons ATGTCTCTGAAGAGCAGAGGAGAGCTGCCTTCAAGAAGTGTTATCTCCCAGAAATGGACCCTCTTACTTTGCGTAGGTTGCTTCTGTGCTGGAATGTTCTTCACTAATAG GATGTGGGCTGTCCCTGAATCTAAAGGCATCACAAGGACAACTGCCGTAGAAGCTGAAAAGTTGAAGCTAGTTTCCGAGGGTTGTGATCCAAAAACT AAGTTTGTGAAGCGTGACTCTAAGGACATTATTGGGGAAGTTCATAAAACTCATCATGCTATACA GACTTTGGATAAAACTATTTCCAATTTAGAGATGGAATTAGCTGCTGCCAGAGCTGCACAAGAATCTATGGTAAACGGTTCTCCAATATCAGAAGACTTGCAGAAGACTGAATCATCAGGGAGAAAAAGATATCTAATGGTTGTAGGAATCAATACAGCTTTTAGCAGCCGGAAACGAAGAGATTCAGTTCGTGCTACGTGGATGCCACAAG GTGAAAAAAGGAAGAAGCTGGAGGAAGAGAAGGGCATTATCATTCGCTTTGTCATTGGTCATAG TGCCACATCAGGGGGTATACTGGACAGAGCTATCGAAGCAGAGGACAAAAAACATGGAGACTTCTTGAGGCTG GAACATGTTGAAGGTTACCTCGAACTGTCTGCCAAGACAAAGATATATTTTGCTACTGCTGTTGCTTTGTGGGATGCAGAGTTCTACattaaagttgatgatgatGTCCATGTAAATATAG CAACACTCGGAGAAACTTTAGTTAGACACAGAAAAAAACCTCGGGTGTATATTGGATGCATGAAATCTGGTCCAGTCCTTGCTCAGAA GGGAGTGAGATACCATGAACCCGAGTATTGGAAATTTGGTGAGGCAGGAAACAAATATTTCCGTCACGCTACAGGACAGCTATATgccatttcaaaagatttggcTAGATATATATCAATAAACCA GCATGTTCTTCACAAGTATGCTAATGAGGACGTTTCACTGGGTTCTTGGTTTATTGGTCTTGATGCGGAACATATTGATGATCGGAGATTATGTTGTGGCACCCCACCTG ATTGTGAGTGGAAGGCCCAGGCAGGCAATGCATGTGTTGCTTCATTTGATTGGAGCTGCAGTGGAATTTGCAGGTCATCTGAGAGGATTAAGGAGGTCCATCGACGTTGTGGGGAAGGTGAGAATGCTTTGTGGAATGCTGTCTTTTAA